The sequence TTGTAACTTAATTCTTTTCCATGTAGTTTGTCAAAAAGTTCTGAAAGATTACCGTAGAAAACCCCTTTTTGATGAGGGTTCTCCCCATATCTTAAAACGGTTGAATCGAGTATGCTTTCTTTTAGAACTTCATCGTTATTCCCGTTGAAATATTTAAAAATCTCTGTATCATAATGAGAAGAAACATTAAATGCAGCAGTAGCAAAGTGCTTTCTGATCTCTTCTGTCGTCTCTCCGTTTTGTTCTGTTAAAATTTGTAACAAATCCTCATACTGGTTTTTGGAAGAAACAATTACAACATCTTTGTAGTTTTTAGCGGCGGCTCTAATTAAAGAAATTCCTCCAATATCAATTTTTTCGATAATAGCTTCATGACTTGCGCCAGATGCAACAGTGTCTTCAAATGGATATAAATCAACAATGACTAAATCAATTTCAGGGATTTGATATTCCTCTAGTTGAGCAACGTCGTTATCCAAATCTCTTCGGCTCAAAATACCACCAAACACTTTAGGATGTAGGGTTTTTACTCTTCCTCCCAATATTGATGGGTAACTGGTTAAGTCTTCTACTCTAGAAACTGAACATCCTTGTGCCTCGATGTATTGCTGAGTACCTCCAGTTGAGAAGATTTCTACGTTTAATTGATCAAGTGTTTTTACGATTTTATCTAAGTTTTCTTTGTTAAAAACAGAGATTAATGCCTTTTTGATTTGTTTTTTTTGGCTCATTTTGATTTAGAAACTAGCGTTGTGATGATTGCAAGTTGTAAATATAAAAACTATTTCCTTAATAATAATGGGCGTTTTAGTGGTGTAGCTTTCATTGTTAACAACTAAAATCAAATGTTTATAATTAAAATATTTTATTCCAATTCTGAAAATCTATCATTGCTAAATTTTTATTAATCAAATTACAATTGTATATTCGCGGACTTAAAATTTTTTATATAGAATGGCAGTAATTGGAAAAATTAGAGAAAAGTCAACCTTACTGGTGATTTTCGTAGGTCTAGGATTACTATTGTTTATTATCCCTTTTGATAGAATATCTAGCTATTTTTATGGGACTGGTGAACAACCAATAGGTAGTATCGACGGGAAGCCAATGATGGATTCAGAGTGGCACTACAACTACAAAGTCGACAGTACTATTAGTGTGTATAGACAACAGTATATGCAGGCTGGTCAGGTGTTGGTTTTAGACGAACAACAAAACGATCAAATAAAGAACAGTGTTTGGAGCCAAATGGTTGTGGGAACGTTGTTTGGAAAACAATTAGCTGAAGTCAATTTAGGTGTAGGAAATAAAGAGCTGAATGATGTTTTGATTTATGGAGAGGAGCCTTCAAAGGTGATTCAAGATATGTTTACATTTAACGGAAAGTTCGAAAAAGATTCTGTAAAGCCAGGAATTGATAGAGTGTTAGTTGGTGGTAAAGGGGCGAAAGCATGGTTGTATAGCAATGTTGAGCAACCAATCAAAACACAACGCTTAAGAGATAAGTATACTAAAATGGCAAAATTTGGAGCTTATGCTACCAATCAAGAAGCAAAACGTAAATTTATTGAAAAAAATACAAAGGCATCTGTGAGGTATGCTTTTAAAGAGTTTAGTACAATTCCAGATTCTTTAGTAACAGTATCTGATGCTGATTTAAAAGCGTATTATGATGCGCACAAAAATGAAAAGAAATGGGAGCAAGAAACAGAAATCAGAACAATTGACTTTGTTACGTTTAAAGTGACGCCTTCTGAAGAAGATAAAGCTCAGGCTTTAGCAGAAATGGAACGTAAAAAACAAGCGTTTGCTAAAACGACGAATGATTCTTTGTTTGTGGCTAATAATGCTGAGACTGCAATTGGTGCTGCTCAACAAAGACAAAATCAAATACAATTAAATGTTGTTGATGTATTGCCGACTGAACCTTATAAACCAGGTAGTGGTAGTTTTTCTGTTACAACTGATGAGCAAATAACAGCAGCTCAAAAAGGAGCGGTTATTGGTCCTGTTGTTGAAGGAAATAAAATTCAATTGATTAAAGTGAGAGACGTTGTTACTAAAAACGAAGTAACAGTTCGTCATATTTTAGTTTCGGCAAAAGAAGGAGATGCTGATTTTGATAAGAAAAAAGCATTTGCTGATAGTTTATTGAGAGTCTTAAAGGCTGATCGTTCAAAATTTGTTGATTTTGTATACGAATACTCAGAAGATCCAGGTTCTAACACACCAGGTAAAGATGGAGAGTATACATTTGATAAAGACATTAACTTTGTTCAAGAGTATAAAGATTTTGGATTTAATAAACCTGTTGGAGCTTTAGAGATTGTTAAAACAACTTTTGGATTCCACATTATGGAGAATCTAAAAAGAGGAGACAATGAGTACAAAATGATCGCGATTGTTGATGCAAATGTAAAGCCAAGTAAAACGACAAGAGATATTG comes from Flavobacteriales bacterium and encodes:
- a CDS encoding peptidylprolyl isomerase; its protein translation is MAVIGKIREKSTLLVIFVGLGLLLFIIPFDRISSYFYGTGEQPIGSIDGKPMMDSEWHYNYKVDSTISVYRQQYMQAGQVLVLDEQQNDQIKNSVWSQMVVGTLFGKQLAEVNLGVGNKELNDVLIYGEEPSKVIQDMFTFNGKFEKDSVKPGIDRVLVGGKGAKAWLYSNVEQPIKTQRLRDKYTKMAKFGAYATNQEAKRKFIEKNTKASVRYAFKEFSTIPDSLVTVSDADLKAYYDAHKNEKKWEQETEIRTIDFVTFKVTPSEEDKAQALAEMERKKQAFAKTTNDSLFVANNAETAIGAAQQRQNQIQLNVVDVLPTEPYKPGSGSFSVTTDEQITAAQKGAVIGPVVEGNKIQLIKVRDVVTKNEVTVRHILVSAKEGDADFDKKKAFADSLLRVLKADRSKFVDFVYEYSEDPGSNTPGKDGEYTFDKDINFVQEYKDFGFNKPVGALEIVKTTFGFHIMENLKRGDNEYKMIAIVDANVKPSKTTRDIAYTEVVDGFHKQAKAVGFEKAAEEFNKEVKTAENVRVESPYIGELGKNMELVKWNFNHSVGSVSDPEFVNDELLAVTSLKSEVGEGVPSFEGIKELMRPYVLKEKKAEYLLGKVGSATSVDDVAKAMNTLAQPADIDLSMNNLPGLAGGVEPEVIGTIFATEAGTTTKPFKGNNGVYVVEVTSITAAAIAENQDYSVEKGTLLGEIRANVEAKLIESLAKAADFKDWRMKQQIIKNN